One genomic segment of Mytilus galloprovincialis chromosome 5, xbMytGall1.hap1.1, whole genome shotgun sequence includes these proteins:
- the LOC143076335 gene encoding zonadhesin-like isoform X5, translating into MEARPAVFLLLLVTVLQAVAASSKWKCYHYTVANKLVMIIFGEKAICEKHGRKFTKGINNNYPGCGTCWCCQKPKESGYIGCYQDDSTRILHKQVLKDKGMTVEKCKQFCGIKGFKFAGVEYGYECFCGNVLRKDRKRKESDCKMPCSGNRRQTCGGPWRISIYTGTPSDCKGKCHIHGTCERGRCRCKKGYTGDGINVCSKSCTCSASGDPHYRTFDGQVLHFMGTCKYTLSQYVNPSSRCRFHVQVKNENRGNTQVSFTRSVHVVVRKTKIDLLKNNVVKVDGIKIYLPYKTRYFSIIYSGRYVRLKTTCKVLITWDGNSAVTISVPSHFSRNLIGLCGNCNGIKDDFRTKDGLDVRTKPDKFTLIGESYLIREGTSKKCGVTTPPDPCTSALRNKANRNSACGQLNPANPSSSFKDCSQVDTALVQDIYNTCVYDYCAYSDHPDILNTIVCEAAEGLEERCENMGVSISWRTKQFCPFICEGNMEYSSAVSGCPATCVDIHAPNTCKLPRSEGCQCKKGFVLSDIECIPIAQCGCKLSSGEYFPIDTEITSRDCGTVSRCVASKTGDANMQVIRRQKCNRNAQCKILNGVYDCVCEEGFKGDGIKQCKAPEDPKDVDECRKSTKGTEYKGRISLTQTGRSCQYWERQHPHKHVFSNLKTEHNYCRNPDNSGQPWCYTNDPTTRWEHCKIAMCECRKSTKGTEYKGRISLTQTGRSCQYWERQHPHKHVFSNLKTEHNYCRNPDNSGQPWCYTNDPTTRWEYCKIPMCDSMSL; encoded by the exons aaTCAGGATATATTGGTTGTTATCAGGATGACAGCACTAGAATATTACATAAACAAGTACTGAAAGACAAAGGTATGACAGTTGAAAAATGCAAACAGTTTTGTGGTATAAAAGGATTCAAGTTTGCAGGTGTTGAG TATGGATACGAATGCTTTTGTGGGAATGTTTTACGAAAAgacagaaaaagaaaagaaagtgaTTGTAAAATGCCATGCTCAGGCAATAGACGTCAGACATGCGGTGGTCCATGGAGAATCTCTATTTATACGG GCACACCAAGTGATTGCAAGGGAAAATGTCACATACATGGTACATGCGAAAGAGGAAGATGTAGATGTAAAAAAGGATACACAGGAGATGGCATCAACGTTTGTTCCA AAAGCTGTACATGTTCAGCGAGTGGCGATCCACATTACAGAACTTTCGACGGACAAGTATTACATTTCATGGGAACATGTAAATATACTTTGTCTCAGTATGTTAATCCAAGCAGTAGATGCAGATTTCATGTTCAAGTCAAGAATGAAAACAGAGGAAATACACAAGTCTCATTTACAAGGTCTGTTCATGTAGTCGTTAGAAAGACGAAGATTGACTTGTTAAAGAATAACGTTGTCAAG gTGGATGGAATTAAAATATATCTACCATATAAAACTAGATATTTCAGTATCATATATTCAGGACGTTATGTGAGACTAAAAACTACATGTAAAGTTTTGATTACATGGGACGGGAACAGCGCAGTAACTATATCGGTACCGAGTCATTTCAGCCGGAATTTAATTGGCTTGTGTGGAAATTGTAATGGCATTAAAGATGATTTTAGAACAAAAGATGGTTTGGACGTGCGCACAAAACCGGACAAGTTTACGCTTATTGGTGAAAGTTACCTGATTCGAGAAGGCACTAGCAAAAA GTGTGGCGTGACAACCCCGCCGGATCCTTGTACGTCAGCACTGAGAAACAAAGCGAATAGAAACTCCGCCTGCGGGCAGTTAAATCCAGCTAACCCAAGCAGCTCGTTTAAAGACTGCTCACAAGTAGACACGGCATTAGTTCAAGATATATATAACACTTGTGTATATGACTACTGTGCATACAGTGATCACCCAGATATATTAAATACAATTGTTTGCGAAGCTGCTGAAGGCCTAGAAGAAAGATGTGAAAACATGGGTGTTAGTATATCATGGAGAACAAAACAATTTTGTC CTTTTATATGTGAAGGCAATATGGAATACAGTAGTGCTGTAAGTGGATGTCCAGCCACATGCGTTGATATACATGCCCCCAATACATGCAAACTACCCCGATCAGAAGGATGTCAGTGTAAAAAAGGATTTGTACTCAGTGACATCGAATGTATACCGATAGCTCAGTGTGGTTGCAAGCTATCTTCCGGTGAATACTTTCCA ATTGATACAGAAATTACATCCAGAGATTGTGGGACGGTGTCCAGATGCGTTGCCTCAAAAACAGGTGACGCAAACATGCAAGTCATTAGACGTCAAAAATGTAACAGGAATGCACAATGTAAAATACTCAATGGCGTTTATGATTGTGTTTGCGAAGAGGGTTTCAAAGGAGATGGAATCAAACAATGTAAAG CACCTGAAGATCCAAAAGATGTTGATG aATGTCGAAAATCCACTAAGGGTACGGAATACAAAGGTCGAATTAGTTTGACACAAACTGGGCGTTCCTGTCAGTATTGGGAACGGCAACATCCACACAAACACGTGTTTAGCAACCTTAAAACGGAACATAATTACTGTAGAAATCCTGATAACAGCGGACAACCATGGTGTTATACAAATGATCCAACCACACGTTGGGAACATTGTAAGATAGCTATGTGTG aatGTCGAAAATCCACAAAGGGTACGGAATACAAAGGTCGAATAAGTTTGACACAAACTGGGCGTTCTTGTCAGTATTGGGAACGGCAACATCCACACAAACACGTGTTTAGCAACCTTAAAACGGAACATAATTACTGTAGAAATCCTGACAACAGCGGACAACCATGGTGTTATACAAATGATCCAACCACACGTTGGGAATATTGTAAGATACCTATGTGTG ATTCCATGTCATTGTGA